The Vicia villosa cultivar HV-30 ecotype Madison, WI linkage group LG1, Vvil1.0, whole genome shotgun sequence genome includes a region encoding these proteins:
- the LOC131611398 gene encoding protection of telomeres protein 1b-like, which produces MSDRVMNDYKLLRLQDAHSCINQRVSIIAIVLEFGLPKTTRGTDQCCTLRLIDETHSQTGMAVNIFTENAESIPRVAAAGDIIHLSNVMLRMHFKEVNAVFYKNSSSFALYRGNDDDFVPYQVYSRVFLRDEDKMRINMLRNWFVNFQIPADSSDFPMLREIKEGQFNLAGKILHCGEALKDNWFVYVWDGTDTPPNCITSMLEDEINHPLPLQLESLPLPRDVLCTLPTVGSILRIAFELPIEKNHLNVLKSGRWAQFINIRLEVYAGLWYGVFTSHSKLRHTPDEDRLIIEHQRLYDDRILLKSGNMPIGSIPQSIDSLPESLCITKVNHDRVRHLTLMDVLTHSEVTAKFKCVVRVVAATPYQAEKFCTPAGKYMMRLTLEDPTARIHAFVVDEDGETLFDGYPGTANVKRKLNRLLGVTECDDNVVVNDRPRNPPWVSVCIKSYYVSKTDVWGSRNFRIFDTKIVDNPK; this is translated from the exons ATGTCAGATAGGGTTATGAATGACTATAAGTTACTCCGATTACAAGATGCTCATTCTTGTATCAATCAGAGAGTTAGCATTATAGCTATTGTTCTTGAGTTTGGTCTCCCCAAAACAACTAGAGGCACTG ATCAGTGTTGTACTCTAAGATTGATTGATGAAACACATTCCCAAACTGGTATGGCTGTTAATATTTTTACTGAAAATGCTGAAAGCATTCCCCGTGTTGCTGCTGCTGGAGATATAATTCACCTTTCTAATGTTATG TTAAGGATGCATTTTAAGGAAGTAAATGCTGTTTTCTACAAAAACTCTTCCTCTTTTGCCTTATACAGAgggaatgatgatgattttgtcccTTATCAAGTTTATTCAAGGGTTTTCCTCAGAGACGAGGACAAAATGCGCATAAACATGCTTAGAAATTGGTTTGTCAATTTTCAGATTCCTGCAG ATTCAAGTGATTTTCCAATGCTAAGAGAAATCAAAGAAGGTCAATTTAATTTGGCCGGCAAG ATACTTCATTGCGGGGAGGCTTTGAAAGATAATTGGTTTGTCTATGTTTGGGATGGTACAGATACCCCGCCAAATTGCATAACTTCAAT GCTGGAAGATGAAATCAATCATCCACTTCCATTACAATTGGAATCTCTGCCTTTGCCAAGAGATGTACTATGTACCCTGCCTACTGTTGGCTCCATCTTAAGGATTGCTTTTGAACTACCCATAGAGAAAAATCATCTCAATGTTCTTAAAAGTGGTAGATGGGCCCAGTTTATTAACATACGTCTCGAAGTGTATGCAGGACTGTGGTATGGTGTTTTTACCTCACATTCAAAGCTTCGACATACACCAGATGAAGATCGTCTCATTATAGAACACCAAAG GTTGTATGATGACCGCATATTGTTGAAATCAGGAAACATGCCTATTGGCAGCATACCTCAGTCCATTGACAGCTTACCCGAGTCTTTATGTATTACAA AGGTTAATCACGATCGTGTGCGGCATCTTACTTTAATGGATGTACTAACTCATTCAGAG GTGACTGCTAAGTTTAAGTGTGTTGTTCGAGTGGTAGCAGCAACACCATACCAAGCTGAAAAGTTCTGCACGCCGGCCGGGAAGTATATGATGAGACTGACCCTAGAGGATCCAACAGCGAGAATCCATGCTTTTGTAGTTGATGAAGATGGG GAGACTCTTTTTGATGGTTATCCGGGCACTGCAAATGTGAAAAGGAAGTTGAATAGATTACTTGGAGTAACTGAGTGTGATGACAATGTTGTTGTAAATGATAGGCCAAGAAATCCACCATGGGTGAGTGTTTGTATTAAATCATACTATGTCTCCAAAACTGATGTATGGGGAAGTAGAAACTTTAGAATATTTGACACCAAAATAGTGGATAACCCAAAATAG